A region from the Acyrthosiphon pisum isolate AL4f chromosome A1, pea_aphid_22Mar2018_4r6ur, whole genome shotgun sequence genome encodes:
- the LOC103308556 gene encoding tigger transposable element-derived protein 6-like, whose product MKDWLRKKNKKILLMNWGIPPSTLRTLLKNRHEIEQSSLLGGSKRQKLKHGKYEELENILLEWFQQARSLNYPINGGIITEKAMEIAARLNLTEFSGSTGWLDRFRSRHSIVYRQISGEAESVNNDDIASWKNNVLPSLLRDYAPDDVYNADEFGLFFKLMPDKSFVFKNETCHGGKLSKERLTVLVCTNSTGTHKLKLVVIGKSRSPRCFKNVRTFPCEYLAQSRAWMTGILFINWIQQLDAFFGKQKRKIILFVDNCPAHPKDIPTTNIKLVFFPPNTTSKLQPLDQGIIKVIKQKYRKKLVQRYLRDMESTNQISTKVNVLDSIHYVSAAWDEIKPDVIINCFRKAAFGMLNNSEQADSSPLKEEDFQLLQNFADYATVDDELVTSSTRTLDEIIADTNLVDNEKEDDDDQEEEDQDFPVSTPTITTGLQHLSEIRKVLFCVENSEEMLGCLNKIENFLAETHCQNLKQSKIDHFFNKQ is encoded by the coding sequence ATGAAGGATTGgctgagaaaaaaaaacaaaaagatatTGCTAATGAACTGGGGGATACCTCCTTCCACTTTAAGAACTTTATTGAAAAACAGACATGAAATAGAACAAAGCAGCTTGTTAGGTGGCAGCAaacgacaaaaattaaaacacggGAAGTATGAAgagttggaaaatattttattggagtGGTTTCAACAAGCTCGTAGTTTAAATTATCCAATAAATGGAGGTATAATCACGGAAAAGGCGATGGAGATTGCCGCACGTCTCAACTTAACCGAATTTAGTGGATCGACTGGTTGGCTGGATAGATTTCGGAGTAGGCATAGCATTGTGTACCGGCAAATATCAGGTGAGGCTGAATCTgttaataatgatgatatagCTTCATGGAAAAATAACGTGTTGCCTTCATTACTGCGTGACTATGCTCCTGACGATGTATACAACGCTGATGAATTCGGATTGTTTTTTAAGCTTATGCCAGATAagtcttttgtttttaaaaatgagacATGCCATGGTGGAAAGTTGAGCAAGGAACGTCTCACGGTTTTAGTATGTACAAATTCTACCGGAACCCATAAATTGAAGTTGGTCGTCATTGGAAAAAGTAGGTCTCCTCGCTGTTTCAAAAATGTTCGTACGTTTCCATGTGAATACCTTGCTCAAAGTCGTGCTTGGATGACAGGAATACTATTCATAAACTGGATTCAACAGCTAGATGCATTTTTCGGTAAACAAAAGAGAAAAATTATTCTATTCGTCGACAATTGTCCGGCTCACCCTAAAGATATCCCTACTACCAATATAAAACTTGTTTTCTTTCCACCAAATACTACATCTAAGTTACAACCCCTAGATCAGGGTATCATTAAAGTGATAAAACAAAAGTACCGAAAAAAGTTAGTTCAGCGGTACTTGAGAGACATGGAGAGTACCAACCAAATTTCAACTAAAGTTAACGTTTTGGACTCCATACATTACGTTAGTGCCGCTTGGGATGAAATTAAACCAGATGTAATAATAAACTGTTTTCGGAAAGCTGCATTTGGTATGTTGAACAACTCTGAACAGGCTGATAGCTCACCTTTAAAAGAAGAGGACTTTCAGCTTCTGCAAAATTTTGCTGATTATGCAACAGTAGATGATGAACTCGTAACCAGTAGCACTCGGACTTTAGATGAAATAATCGCTGATACGAACTTAGTGGACAATGAGAAAGAAGACGACGACGATCAAGAAGAAGAAGATCAAGACTTTCCAGTATCTACTCCTACAATAACTACTGGTTTGCAACATTTATCGGAAATTCGGAAAGTATTATTCTGTGTTGAAAATTCCGAAGAAATGTTAGGTTgtcttaataaaattgaaaactttctTGCTGAAACACATTGTCAGAACCTTAAACAATCAAAAatagatcatttttttaataaacaataa